In Panthera uncia isolate 11264 chromosome B3 unlocalized genomic scaffold, Puncia_PCG_1.0 HiC_scaffold_2, whole genome shotgun sequence, the following proteins share a genomic window:
- the ZSCAN2 gene encoding zinc finger and SCAN domain-containing protein 2 isoform X2 yields MMAAEGPRVSTPLSPLVQAPHEEDEQEEVTTMILEDDSWVQEAVLQEDGPESESAGKGSPHGEAAGGPQGALGRLRELCRRWLRPEVHTKEQMLTVLPREIQAWLQEHRPESGEEAVALVEDLTQTLRDGGGQNAVTPFNALVVCSDSSRISQDYARSSVCAVSAVFMSVLIWRGWEAGGGGGGGRLETE; encoded by the exons ATGATGGCTGCAGAGGGGCCGAGAGTAAGCACTCCCTTGAGCCCCTTGGTCCAGGCACCTCACGAGGAAGATGAACAGGAGGAGGTCACCACCATGATCCTGGAGGACGACTCTTGGGTGCAGGAAGCTGTACTTCAGGAGGATGGCCCTGAGTCCGAGAGCGCCGGCAAGGGCAGCCCCCACGGGGAGGCTGCTGGAGGGCCTCAGGGTGCGCTTGGCCGCCTTCGGGAGCTCTGTCGGCGCTGGCTGAGGCCGGAGGTGCACACCAAGGAACAGATGCTGACGGTGCTCCCCAGAGAAATCCAGGCCTGGCTGCAAGAGCACCGGCCCGAAAGCGGCGAGGAGGCCGTGGCCCTGGTGGAGGACCTGACGCAGACCCTTCGGGACGGTG GCGGTCAGAACGCTGTCACCCCGTTTAACGCCCTTGTTGTGTGCAGTGACAGTTCCAGAATTTCACAGGACTACGCTCGGAGCTCTGTCTGTGCAGTAAGCGCAGTTTTTATGTCTGTGCTTATTTGGCGAGGGTGGGAAGccggtggaggtgggggaggagggcggcTGGAGACCGAGTAA